From the genome of Ectobacillus sp. JY-23, one region includes:
- a CDS encoding M23 family metallopeptidase: MRRICVQILMVVMLFSLVSGQVYAIDYTIVFGNTTTGAGTINLGNPHSSIFTVTSKFNQPRDTGPGTTNPHNGVDLGSSYGEPVYAIWNGWVLSASMANHEMFMYLDLNNDGLKNDNAHVKFDHLSNIFVTSGYVTKGTKVAATGDEGGAFAPHLHFGVRKDLNADGVSDVWVKNEPYYRTVAAWDYGKMLDFISYSTFTNNVASVYAYAHSEVGKQSINFGHVIFFHRKVGASTWVASTGAKNGDQFTYNFTGVYPAGTQIQWMVRGVRSNIVGTDYYWAFSPPKFKQPDFDPNATAYKFDYYTNIIQ, from the coding sequence ATGAGAAGAATATGCGTCCAAATATTGATGGTAGTGATGTTGTTTTCACTGGTAAGCGGTCAGGTTTATGCTATCGATTATACCATTGTATTCGGCAATACGACGACAGGAGCAGGAACAATTAACCTTGGTAATCCGCATAGCTCCATTTTCACGGTCACAAGTAAATTCAATCAGCCGCGCGATACCGGTCCTGGTACAACTAACCCTCATAACGGTGTGGATCTCGGTTCTTCGTATGGCGAGCCGGTCTATGCGATTTGGAATGGATGGGTATTGTCAGCGAGCATGGCAAATCATGAGATGTTCATGTATTTAGACCTGAACAATGACGGATTAAAAAATGATAATGCGCATGTAAAGTTTGATCATCTTTCCAATATTTTTGTGACAAGCGGTTACGTCACAAAAGGAACGAAGGTTGCAGCAACAGGAGATGAAGGCGGAGCCTTTGCCCCGCATTTACATTTTGGTGTACGAAAAGACTTAAATGCGGATGGTGTGTCTGATGTATGGGTAAAAAATGAACCTTATTATCGTACAGTAGCTGCGTGGGATTATGGCAAAATGCTTGATTTTATTAGCTATTCCACTTTTACAAATAATGTAGCTTCTGTATATGCTTATGCCCATTCTGAGGTTGGTAAACAATCCATTAACTTCGGACATGTAATTTTCTTCCATAGAAAAGTAGGTGCAAGCACTTGGGTTGCTTCTACTGGTGCAAAGAATGGCGACCAGTTTACCTATAACTTTACTGGTGTCTATCCAGCAGGGACACAAATACAATGGATGGTACGAGGCGTCCGATCAAATATTGTAGGAACAGATTATTATTGGGCATTTTCACCACCAAAATTTAAACAACCAGATTTTGATCCAAATGCAACAGCGTATAAATTTGATTATTATACAAATATAATACAATGA